In a genomic window of Dehalococcoidia bacterium:
- the rny gene encoding ribonuclease Y, with protein MTLTTAFIGIFAGFVIGVVCGGIAALLSRGFYANRQIRAGQKRGARILAEARNEAKSVIAEARVEIDKSRAASENEARERRAELQRQENRIVQKEAHLDHKLEEVESRNRQFDSKEKELETVREGLNEIKEKQLKELEAVSRLSSEDARQILLDQMENEMGAESARRLREWEQQLKEEADERARNILSSVIQRNASEVVAETTSSTVPLPNDEMKGRLIGREGRNIRALEQATGVDLIIDDTPGAVTLSSFDPVRREIARQALNKLILDGRIHPSRIEEVVTKAREEVEASMVAAGEQAAYQVGVHGLHPELIKLLGRLKYRTSYGQNVLGHSIEVAGTCGMIAAELGANVTVAKKAGLLHDIGKAVDRDVEGTHAAIGADLVKQWDKSKDVVCGVAEHHMDVTDVSIWGFIVSAADAISSARPGARRESLDNYLKRLKSLEEIADGFKGVEKSYAIQAGREVRILVKPEEVDDLSAMRLARDIVKKIEESLTYPGQIKVTVIREIRATDFAK; from the coding sequence ATGACACTAACTACGGCATTCATCGGTATTTTCGCAGGGTTTGTCATCGGCGTGGTCTGCGGAGGCATCGCGGCGCTTCTTTCGCGCGGTTTCTATGCCAACCGCCAGATACGCGCCGGACAGAAACGCGGCGCCCGCATCCTGGCGGAAGCGCGCAACGAAGCCAAGAGCGTCATCGCCGAGGCGCGCGTGGAGATAGACAAGAGCCGCGCCGCCTCCGAGAATGAGGCGCGCGAGCGCCGCGCCGAGTTGCAACGGCAGGAAAACCGCATAGTGCAGAAGGAAGCCCACCTGGACCACAAGCTGGAAGAAGTGGAATCACGCAACCGGCAGTTCGACTCGAAAGAAAAGGAACTGGAAACCGTCCGTGAGGGGCTGAACGAAATCAAGGAAAAACAGCTCAAGGAACTGGAAGCCGTCTCCCGTCTTTCCAGCGAGGATGCCAGGCAGATACTGCTGGACCAGATGGAAAACGAGATGGGCGCCGAATCGGCCAGACGCCTGCGCGAGTGGGAGCAGCAGCTTAAAGAGGAGGCCGACGAGAGGGCGCGGAATATCCTGTCATCTGTTATCCAGCGCAACGCTTCTGAAGTGGTGGCTGAGACTACCTCGAGCACCGTGCCCTTGCCCAATGATGAGATGAAGGGCAGGCTTATCGGGCGCGAAGGGCGCAATATACGGGCCCTCGAGCAGGCCACCGGCGTCGACCTTATCATCGACGATACGCCTGGAGCGGTGACGCTTTCGAGCTTCGACCCGGTGCGCCGCGAGATAGCCAGACAAGCGCTCAACAAGCTTATCCTGGACGGGCGCATCCATCCCAGCCGCATCGAAGAGGTGGTCACCAAAGCGCGCGAAGAGGTGGAGGCCTCGATGGTCGCCGCCGGCGAGCAGGCCGCCTACCAGGTGGGAGTGCACGGGCTGCATCCCGAGCTTATCAAGCTGCTGGGGCGGCTCAAATACCGCACCAGCTACGGCCAGAATGTGCTGGGGCACAGCATCGAAGTCGCCGGCACCTGCGGCATGATAGCCGCTGAGCTGGGCGCTAACGTCACCGTCGCCAAGAAAGCCGGACTGCTGCACGACATTGGCAAGGCCGTCGACCGCGATGTCGAGGGTACCCACGCCGCTATCGGCGCCGACCTGGTGAAACAGTGGGACAAGAGCAAGGACGTGGTGTGCGGCGTGGCCGAACACCACATGGACGTCACCGACGTCAGCATCTGGGGTTTCATCGTGTCGGCGGCAGACGCTATATCCAGCGCCAGGCCCGGCGCCCGCCGCGAGAGCCTGGACAACTACCTCAAGCGGCTCAAGAGCCTGGAGGAGATTGCCGATGGGTTCAAGGGCGTGGAGAAATCCTATGCCATCCAGGCCGGGCGCGAGGTGCGCATACTGGTCAAACCCGAAGAGGTTGACGACCTGTCGGCCATGAGGCTGGCGCGCGACATCGTCAAGAAGATCGAAGAGAGCCTCACCTATCCAGGGCAGATTAAGGTGACCGTCATCCGTGAGATTCGCGCCACCGATTTCGCCAAGTAA